TGAAATCACCCTCAAAGGGATTTTTCATGCCCATAAAAATGGCTTTGGATTTGTCAGTCTGGAAGGCGAAGAGGACGATCTTTTTGTAGGAAAAAACGATGTCAACTATGCCATTGATGGTGATACCGTTGAGGTCGTGATTAAGAAAGTCGCTGACCGTAACAAGGGAACTGCTGCAGAAGCAAAAATTATCGATATCCTAGAGCATAGCCTGACGACAGTTGTCGGGCAAATCGTTTTGGATCAGGAAAAGCCCAAGTATGCGGGCTACATCCGTTCAAAAAATCAGAAAATCAGCCAACCGATTTATGTGAAGAAACCAGCTATCAAGTTGGAAGGAACAGAGGTTCTCAAGGTCTTTATCGATAAATACCCAAGTAGAAAACACGATTTCTTTGTAGCATCTGTACTTGATGTAGTAGGACATTCTACTGATGCTGGGATTGACGTTCTTGAAGTCTTGGAATCCATGGATATTGTTTCAGAATTTCCAGAAGCTGTTCTCAAGGAGGCAGAAAGTGTACCAGAAGCTCCGTCTCAAAAGGATATGGAAGGGCGTCTTGATTTAAGAGATGAGCTTACCTTTACTATTGACGGTGCGGATGCCAAGGACTTGGACGACGCAGTACACATCAAGCCTTTAAAGAATGGCAATATCGAACTCGGAGTTCACATCGCGGATGTTTCCTACTACGTGACTGAGGGTTCTGCCCTGGACAAGGAAGCCCTTAACCGCGCGACTTCTGTCTACGTGACAGACCGTGTGGTACCAATGCTTCCAGAGCGTTTGTCAAACGGCATTTGCTCTCTCAATCCTCAAGTAGATCGCTTGACCCAGTCTGCTATTATGGAAATTGATAAACATGGTCGTGTGGTTAATTACACCATTACCCAAACAGTGATCAAGACAAGCTTTCGTATGACCTATAGCGCTGTCAATGACATCCTGGCTGGCGACGAGGAAAAGAGACAAGAGTTTAAGAAAATTGTTCCAAGTATCGAACTCATGGCCAAGCTCCATGAAAGGCTAGAAAGCATGCGTGAGAAGCGTGGTGCCCTTAACTTTGATACCAGCGAAGCAAAGATTCTAGTGGATAAAAAAGGTAAGCCTGTTGATATCGTTCTTCGTCAGCGTGGTGTTGCTGAGCGGATGATCGAGTCCTTCATGTTGATTGCCAATGAAACAGTTGCCGAGCACTTTAGCAAGCTGGACCTACCTTTCATCTATCGAATCCACGAGGAGCCCAAGGCTGAAAAAGTTCAGAAGTTTATTGACTATGCTTCAAGCTTTGGTTTGCGGATTTATGGGACTGCCAGTGAGATTAGCCAGGAGGCGCTTCAAGACATCATGCGTGCTGTTGAGGGAGAACCCTATGCGGATGTATTGTCCATGATGCTTCTCCGTTCTATGCAACAGGCTCGCTATTCTGAGCACAATCACGGTCACTATGGCCTTGCTGCAGACTATTATACTCACTTCACCAGTCCTATTCGCCGTTATCCAGATCTCCTTGTCCACCGCATGATTCGGGACTATGGTCGTTCCAAGGAAATAGCCGAGCATTTTGAACAAGTGATTCCAGAGATTGCAACCCAGTCTTCCAATCGTGAGCGTCGTGCCATCGAGGCCGAGCGTGAAGTCGAAGCCATGAAAAAGGCTGAGTACATGGAAGAATACGTTGGTGAAGAGTACGACGCAGTTGTATCAAGCATCGTCAAATTCGGTCTCTTTGTTGAATTGCCAAATACAGTCGAAGGATTGATTCACATTACCAATTTGCCTGAATTTTATCATTTTAATGAACGTGATTTGACTCTTCGTGGGGAGAAATCAGGAACAACCTTCCGTGTGGGACAGCAAATTCGTATTCGTGTAGAAAGAGCCGATAAGATGACAGGAGAGATTGATTTCTCTTATATTCCAAGTGAGTTTGATGTCATCGAAAAGGGCTTGAAACAAGCTGGTCGCAGAGACAGGGGTCGTGGCTCAAGTCGTCGTTCGGATAAGAAGGAAGACAAGAGAAAATCAGGGCGCTCAAATGATAAGCACAAGCATTCACAAAAAGATAAAAAGAAAAAAGGCAAGAAACCTTTTTACAAGGAAGTAGCTAAGAAAGGAGCCAAGCATGGCAAAGGGCGAGGGAAAGGTCGTCGCACAAAATAAAAAGGCGCACCACGACTATACAATCGTAGATACGCTAGAGGCAGGAATGGTCCTAACCGGAACTGAAATCAAGAGCGTTCGAGCAGCTCGAATCAATCTCAAGGACGGCTTTGCCCAAGTAAAAAATGGGGAAGTCTGGCTGAGCAATGTCCATATCGCCCCTTACGAAGAGGGCAATATCTGGAACCAGGAACCAGAACGACGTCGCAAACTTCTGCTCCATAAGAAGCAAATTCAAAAATTGGAACAAGAGACCAAAGGGACAGGAATGACCCTTGTTCCCCTTAAAGTCTATATCAAAGATGGTTATGCTAAACTCCTTTTAGGACTTGCTAAAGGGAAACATGACTATGACAAACGGGAGTCAATCAAGC
The sequence above is a segment of the Streptococcus oralis ATCC 35037 genome. Coding sequences within it:
- the rnr gene encoding ribonuclease R, translating into MKDKIKEYLQEKGRVTVNDLAQALGKDGSKDFRELIKTLSLMERKHQIRFEDDGSLCLDQKKKHEITLKGIFHAHKNGFGFVSLEGEEDDLFVGKNDVNYAIDGDTVEVVIKKVADRNKGTAAEAKIIDILEHSLTTVVGQIVLDQEKPKYAGYIRSKNQKISQPIYVKKPAIKLEGTEVLKVFIDKYPSRKHDFFVASVLDVVGHSTDAGIDVLEVLESMDIVSEFPEAVLKEAESVPEAPSQKDMEGRLDLRDELTFTIDGADAKDLDDAVHIKPLKNGNIELGVHIADVSYYVTEGSALDKEALNRATSVYVTDRVVPMLPERLSNGICSLNPQVDRLTQSAIMEIDKHGRVVNYTITQTVIKTSFRMTYSAVNDILAGDEEKRQEFKKIVPSIELMAKLHERLESMREKRGALNFDTSEAKILVDKKGKPVDIVLRQRGVAERMIESFMLIANETVAEHFSKLDLPFIYRIHEEPKAEKVQKFIDYASSFGLRIYGTASEISQEALQDIMRAVEGEPYADVLSMMLLRSMQQARYSEHNHGHYGLAADYYTHFTSPIRRYPDLLVHRMIRDYGRSKEIAEHFEQVIPEIATQSSNRERRAIEAEREVEAMKKAEYMEEYVGEEYDAVVSSIVKFGLFVELPNTVEGLIHITNLPEFYHFNERDLTLRGEKSGTTFRVGQQIRIRVERADKMTGEIDFSYIPSEFDVIEKGLKQAGRRDRGRGSSRRSDKKEDKRKSGRSNDKHKHSQKDKKKKGKKPFYKEVAKKGAKHGKGRGKGRRTK
- the smpB gene encoding SsrA-binding protein SmpB produces the protein MAKGEGKVVAQNKKAHHDYTIVDTLEAGMVLTGTEIKSVRAARINLKDGFAQVKNGEVWLSNVHIAPYEEGNIWNQEPERRRKLLLHKKQIQKLEQETKGTGMTLVPLKVYIKDGYAKLLLGLAKGKHDYDKRESIKRREQNRDIARVMKAVNQR